The Diaphorobacter ruginosibacter genome contains a region encoding:
- a CDS encoding phosphotransferase: MSQFDAFVGTRPVTDRHAFDIQALADWMDRHVDGFAGPLTVEMFKGGQSNPTYRLLTPACSYVMRSKPGPAAKLLPSAHAIEREHAVMGALAGTDVPVPQMLAVCEDESVIGRAFYIMEYKEGRVLWDQSLPGMSAAQRAAIYDEMNRVIAALHSVDFAARGLSEFGRPGNYFERQIARWSKQYLASVTQPIPEMERLMQWLPAHMPASARDERLVSIVHGDYRLDNLMFHPTEPRVVAVLDWELSTLGHPLADFSYHCMSWHIPHELSRGIGGLDLAALGIPDEDSYITRYCERTGIARFCEEHGITTREALRADWPWYLAYNMFRIAAILQGIAKRVEAGTAASAQARAMGAQALPIAQLAWSVAEQFDHRPR; encoded by the coding sequence ATGAGCCAGTTTGATGCGTTCGTCGGCACCCGGCCGGTCACCGACCGCCATGCTTTCGACATCCAGGCACTCGCCGACTGGATGGATCGTCATGTCGATGGCTTCGCCGGGCCGCTGACGGTCGAGATGTTCAAGGGCGGACAATCCAACCCCACCTACCGGCTGCTCACTCCCGCATGCAGCTATGTGATGCGGTCCAAGCCCGGTCCGGCGGCCAAGCTGCTGCCCTCGGCGCATGCCATCGAACGCGAACACGCCGTCATGGGTGCGCTTGCCGGCACCGATGTCCCCGTGCCGCAGATGCTCGCCGTGTGCGAGGACGAATCGGTCATCGGGCGGGCCTTCTACATCATGGAATACAAGGAGGGCCGCGTCCTGTGGGACCAGTCGCTGCCCGGCATGTCCGCCGCGCAGCGCGCCGCCATCTACGACGAGATGAACCGTGTCATCGCCGCGCTGCACAGCGTGGACTTCGCCGCACGGGGCCTCTCGGAATTCGGCAGGCCCGGCAACTACTTCGAGCGCCAGATCGCGCGCTGGAGCAAGCAATACCTGGCCTCCGTCACGCAGCCGATTCCCGAGATGGAGCGCCTCATGCAGTGGTTGCCTGCGCACATGCCGGCCAGCGCGCGCGACGAGCGGCTGGTGTCCATCGTGCATGGCGACTACCGCCTGGACAACCTGATGTTCCATCCCACGGAGCCGCGCGTCGTCGCGGTGCTCGACTGGGAACTGTCCACGCTGGGCCATCCGCTGGCGGACTTCAGCTACCACTGCATGTCCTGGCACATTCCGCACGAACTCTCCCGGGGCATCGGCGGACTGGACCTGGCGGCACTCGGCATCCCCGACGAGGACAGCTACATCACGCGCTACTGCGAACGCACCGGCATCGCCCGCTTCTGCGAGGAGCATGGCATCACCACGCGCGAGGCATTGCGCGCCGACTGGCCCTGGTACCTGGCCTACAACATGTTCCGCATCGCCGCCATCCTGCAGGGCATCGCCAAGCGCGTGGAGGCCGGAACGGCCGCGAGTGCGCAGGCACGTGCGATGGGGGCACAGGCCCTGCCGATCGCACAGCTTGCGTGGTCGGTGGCCGAGCAGTTCGACCACAGGCCACGCTGA